The following proteins are encoded in a genomic region of Pseudodesulfovibrio mercurii:
- a CDS encoding Spy/CpxP family protein refolding chaperone: MSKKQVSISALAAVLVLSMAAFAVAGPGQGRGYNGVCQGFGPGSGPGAAYSQLTPEKQAEVKAVFDKYEPQFEAVRNQMWAKRSVLQAMVNGGNADEKAITKLVNDISEQRNKMRDLRVAMSDELVKTTGIAAFGTCPGPGYGRGFDADDGPGQGRGMYGRGMGRGMY, from the coding sequence ATGTCCAAGAAGCAAGTTTCCATCTCCGCCCTGGCGGCGGTACTCGTCCTGAGCATGGCCGCGTTCGCCGTGGCCGGTCCCGGTCAGGGCCGCGGCTACAACGGCGTGTGTCAGGGCTTCGGCCCCGGCTCCGGTCCGGGCGCGGCCTACAGCCAGCTGACCCCCGAAAAGCAGGCCGAGGTCAAGGCCGTCTTCGACAAGTACGAGCCGCAGTTCGAGGCCGTGCGCAACCAGATGTGGGCCAAGCGGTCCGTGCTCCAGGCCATGGTCAACGGCGGCAACGCCGACGAGAAGGCCATCACCAAGCTGGTCAACGACATCTCCGAGCAGCGCAACAAGATGCGCGACCTGCGCGTGGCCATGTCCGATGAGCTGGTCAAGACCACCGGCATCGCCGCCTTCGGCACCTGCCCCGGTCCCGGCTACGGTCGCGGCTTCGACGCCGACGACGGTCCCGGCCAGGGTCGCGGCATGTACGGCCGCGGCATGGGTCGCGGAATGTACTAG
- a CDS encoding FmdB family zinc ribbon protein: MPIYEYVCKQCGREFEELVFNAEEPVVCPKCGSTETEKLMSACATKVDGGGPNLDALHGSSCGSGGG; the protein is encoded by the coding sequence ATGCCCATCTATGAATATGTCTGCAAACAGTGCGGCCGCGAATTCGAGGAACTCGTGTTCAATGCCGAAGAACCCGTGGTCTGCCCCAAGTGCGGGTCCACGGAGACGGAAAAACTCATGAGCGCCTGCGCCACCAAGGTGGACGGCGGCGGGCCCAACCTCGACGCCCTGCACGGATCGAGCTGCGGCTCGGGCGGCGGCTGA